The following are encoded in a window of Geobacter metallireducens GS-15 genomic DNA:
- a CDS encoding ABC transporter ATP-binding protein, with protein sequence MSSLLEVMDLTKGYGSGETRVDVLKGINLTVAEGETIALVGASGTGKSTLLHIMGTLDRPTSGSVRFGGEDVFRLGDAALASFRNHSIGFVFQFHHLLPEFTALENVMMPLLIAGVKRSDAAAPARELLGEVGLAHRLTHKPGELSGGEQQRVAIARALVLSPKLLLADEPTGNLDMKTSDEVHETLERVHRKRGVTLVIVTHNEKLASYMGRTVRLVDGRVVAD encoded by the coding sequence ATGAGTAGTCTCCTTGAGGTGATGGATCTCACGAAGGGTTACGGTTCCGGGGAAACCCGAGTCGATGTTCTGAAGGGGATAAACCTGACCGTGGCCGAAGGCGAAACCATCGCCCTCGTCGGGGCTTCGGGGACGGGGAAGAGTACGCTTCTCCACATCATGGGAACCCTTGACCGACCGACTTCGGGCAGTGTGCGCTTCGGGGGAGAGGATGTCTTCCGGTTGGGTGATGCGGCCCTGGCCTCGTTCAGGAACCACTCCATCGGCTTTGTGTTCCAGTTCCATCACCTGCTGCCGGAGTTCACGGCCCTTGAGAATGTCATGATGCCGCTGCTCATTGCCGGCGTTAAGCGCTCTGATGCAGCAGCGCCGGCCAGGGAGCTTCTTGGGGAGGTCGGGCTTGCGCATCGTCTTACCCATAAACCGGGTGAACTCTCGGGAGGGGAGCAGCAACGGGTCGCCATTGCCAGGGCGCTGGTTCTCTCTCCAAAGCTTCTTCTGGCTGACGAACCGACCGGCAACCTCGACATGAAGACCAGTGACGAAGTGCATGAAACCCTTGAGCGTGTTCACCGGAAGCGGGGGGTGACGCTCGTCATCGTTACCCACAACGAGAAACTCGCATCTTACATGGGGCGGACGGTCCGTCTGGTGGACGGCCGGGTCGTTGCCGATTAA
- a CDS encoding lipoprotein-releasing ABC transporter permease subunit produces MSYELFIGLRYLKAKRKSTFISIITFISTAGVALGVMALIVVLAVMTGFEEDLKEKILGTNAHVVVLKSSGTMEDYPAIMERLKKMKGVVAATPFIYSQVMLSTGSNVSGVVLRGIDVKTDPLVTNLYRSLVEGKLGDLERSPLPLATPEPPKPGIIIGRELARSLNIYPGDTVNVISPLGNITPLGMVPKMKQFRVVGLFNTGMFEYDSTLAYVGLSEAQEFLSLGHAATGIQLRVQDVYRTGELVRKIDRELGFPFHARDWMQMNKNILFALKTEKMVMFVILTLIVLVAAFGIASTLFMVVLEKTKDIAILKSMGATGRSIMKIFVLEGLIIGISGTVIGVIGGLLVAYNLEPIVGVVQKVTGFELFSKDVYYLDHFPSRVVLSDVVLISVTAVLISLVATLYPSWQASKLPPAEALRYE; encoded by the coding sequence ATGTCCTACGAACTCTTTATTGGCCTCCGCTACCTCAAGGCAAAGCGGAAGTCGACCTTCATATCGATCATCACCTTTATCTCCACCGCCGGAGTCGCCCTCGGGGTAATGGCTCTCATTGTCGTGCTGGCGGTTATGACCGGTTTCGAGGAGGATCTGAAGGAAAAGATCCTCGGAACCAACGCCCACGTGGTGGTCCTGAAGTCCAGCGGCACCATGGAAGACTATCCCGCCATCATGGAGCGGCTCAAGAAGATGAAGGGGGTTGTGGCCGCCACCCCGTTTATTTACAGCCAGGTCATGCTTTCCACCGGCTCCAATGTCTCCGGCGTGGTGCTCCGTGGCATCGACGTCAAGACCGATCCCCTGGTAACCAATCTTTACCGATCACTTGTGGAGGGTAAGCTCGGAGACCTGGAGCGTTCGCCCCTTCCTCTCGCGACCCCGGAGCCTCCCAAGCCGGGCATCATCATCGGTCGGGAGCTTGCCCGTTCCCTCAATATTTACCCCGGCGACACGGTCAACGTCATTTCCCCCCTCGGCAACATAACACCCCTCGGCATGGTACCTAAGATGAAGCAGTTCCGTGTCGTGGGGCTCTTCAATACCGGCATGTTCGAGTATGATTCCACCCTCGCCTATGTGGGGCTCTCAGAGGCCCAGGAGTTCCTCTCCCTCGGTCACGCCGCCACCGGCATTCAGCTCCGGGTGCAGGATGTCTATCGTACCGGAGAGCTGGTACGAAAAATCGACCGCGAGCTCGGCTTCCCCTTCCATGCTCGGGACTGGATGCAGATGAACAAGAACATTCTTTTTGCGTTGAAGACGGAAAAGATGGTAATGTTCGTCATTCTGACCCTGATCGTGCTGGTCGCTGCCTTCGGCATTGCCTCGACGCTCTTCATGGTGGTTCTGGAAAAGACGAAGGACATTGCGATCCTCAAGTCCATGGGGGCCACGGGACGAAGCATCATGAAGATTTTCGTGCTGGAGGGCCTCATAATAGGGATTTCCGGGACTGTCATCGGGGTCATCGGTGGCCTCCTCGTGGCCTACAATCTGGAACCGATCGTCGGCGTCGTGCAGAAGGTGACCGGTTTCGAACTCTTTAGTAAGGATGTCTATTATCTGGATCACTTCCCTTCCCGGGTGGTCCTTTCCGACGTTGTCCTGATTTCCGTGACGGCGGTACTCATATCGCTCGTGGCGACCCTCTACCCGTCCTGGCAGGCGTCGAAGCTGCCGCCTGCGGAGGCGCTGCGCTATGAGTAG